The following proteins come from a genomic window of Citrobacter europaeus:
- a CDS encoding prepilin-type N-terminal cleavage/methylation domain-containing protein — MSDPLNRQRGFSLPEVMLAMVLMIMIVTALSGYQRALMNSFIIRNQYQQLWRHAWQQTQLYQFSSPLDWQINRMQTTRAGCVSINVKISSPLGRQGQMTRLHCPNRQ; from the coding sequence ATGTCAGATCCCCTGAACAGACAGCGTGGCTTTAGCCTGCCGGAAGTGATGCTGGCAATGGTACTGATGATAATGATTGTGACCGCGTTGTCGGGATACCAGCGGGCGCTGATGAACAGCTTTATCATCAGAAACCAGTACCAACAACTCTGGCGTCATGCCTGGCAGCAAACCCAGCTGTATCAGTTTTCATCACCTTTGGACTGGCAGATTAACCGAATGCAGACAACGAGAGCGGGATGTGTCAGCATCAACGTTAAAATATCTTCACCCCTGGGCAGGCAGGGTCAGATGACGCGTCTGCATTGCCCGAATCGTCAGTAG
- a CDS encoding prepilin peptidase-dependent protein: MSVKERGFSLLEVLIAMAISSVLLLSSAQFLPALQREILRNTSQLALEDEIWQRVYTVAKHLQRAGYCRGNCGGEGLVISAKGDCVIARWDANSNGVWDSSSAKEADAIGFRLQDKVLETLRGATDCNGKGWEKMTDPATIQIEAFQVERLKISGYSPLLTLRLRGVNNVEPQKVIEAVYSVTGFNL, translated from the coding sequence ATGTCAGTAAAGGAACGGGGATTTTCACTGCTGGAGGTACTCATTGCGATGGCGATTAGCAGCGTTTTACTGCTTAGCTCAGCGCAATTTTTACCGGCGCTACAGCGAGAGATTCTGCGCAATACGAGCCAGTTGGCGCTGGAAGATGAAATATGGCAGCGGGTCTATACCGTGGCTAAGCACCTTCAGCGGGCAGGGTATTGCCGGGGAAACTGTGGCGGAGAGGGACTGGTGATATCGGCTAAGGGGGACTGTGTTATTGCCCGCTGGGATGCTAACAGCAACGGCGTTTGGGACAGCAGTTCCGCTAAAGAGGCTGATGCTATCGGGTTTCGTTTACAGGACAAGGTGCTGGAGACCCTGCGGGGAGCAACTGACTGTAATGGAAAAGGGTGGGAGAAAATGACCGATCCAGCCACGATACAGATTGAGGCATTTCAGGTTGAACGCCTGAAGATCAGCGGATATTCCCCGCTCCTTACGCTGCGTTTGCGCGGAGTGAACAATGTCGAACCACAAAAGGTTATTGAAGCCGTGTACAGCGTTACGGGATTCAACCTGTGA
- the thyA gene encoding thymidylate synthase — MKQYLELMQKVLDEGTQKNDRTGTGTLSIFGHQMRFNLQEGFPLVTTKRCHLRSIIHELLWFLQGDTNVAYLHENNVSIWDEWADENGNLGPVYGKQWRAWPTPDGRHIDQITTVLNQLKNDPDSRRIIVSAWNVGELDKMALAPCHAFFQFYVADGKLSCQLYQRSCDVFLGLPFNIASYALLVHMMAQQCDLEVGDFVWTGGDTHLYSNHMDQTHLQLSREPRALPKLVIKRKPESIFDYRFEDFEIEGYDPHPGIKAPVAI, encoded by the coding sequence ATGAAACAGTATTTAGAACTGATGCAAAAAGTGCTGGATGAAGGCACACAGAAAAACGACCGTACCGGAACCGGAACGCTTTCCATTTTTGGTCATCAGATGCGTTTTAATCTGCAGGAAGGGTTCCCGCTGGTTACGACTAAACGCTGCCATTTACGCTCGATCATTCATGAGCTGCTGTGGTTTTTGCAGGGCGACACCAACGTTGCCTACCTGCATGAAAACAACGTCTCAATCTGGGACGAATGGGCGGATGAAAACGGTAATTTAGGCCCGGTTTATGGCAAACAATGGCGCGCGTGGCCTACGCCAGATGGACGCCATATTGACCAGATCACCACGGTGTTAAACCAGCTCAAAAATGACCCGGACTCTCGCCGTATCATCGTTTCCGCATGGAACGTCGGCGAGCTGGATAAAATGGCGCTGGCGCCGTGCCATGCGTTCTTCCAGTTTTACGTAGCGGATGGCAAGCTCTCCTGCCAGCTGTATCAGCGTTCGTGCGATGTGTTCCTCGGCTTGCCGTTTAACATTGCCAGCTACGCCCTGTTGGTGCACATGATGGCGCAGCAGTGCGATCTGGAAGTAGGTGATTTTGTCTGGACCGGTGGCGACACGCACCTGTACAGCAATCATATGGATCAAACGCATCTGCAGCTTAGCCGTGAACCGCGCGCGCTGCCGAAGCTGGTTATCAAACGTAAGCCTGAATCTATTTTTGACTATCGCTTCGAAGACTTCGAAATTGAAGGCTACGATCCGCATCCTGGTATTAAAGCGCCAGTGGCTATCTAA
- a CDS encoding prepilin peptidase-dependent protein, which translates to MKKQHGYTLLETLITMLIVAALGASGLYGWQRWQQQQRLWQTACQVRDYLLQLREDANWRNRDHVISVIRDGASWCFVSSAASQDVCKPTSPLVFTPLWDDVELAEITPSLAFFGLRNTAWAGHIRLKNTAGEWRVVVSGWGRIRLCERDEARLCQ; encoded by the coding sequence ATGAAAAAACAACATGGCTACACGCTTCTCGAAACCCTGATTACGATGCTGATCGTCGCGGCGCTTGGCGCATCAGGTCTTTATGGCTGGCAGCGCTGGCAGCAACAACAGCGCCTGTGGCAAACCGCCTGCCAGGTCCGGGATTACCTGCTGCAACTGCGTGAAGATGCTAACTGGCGTAACCGTGATCACGTGATAAGCGTGATTCGGGATGGCGCATCGTGGTGCTTTGTCAGCTCTGCGGCTTCGCAAGATGTGTGCAAACCCACTTCACCTTTGGTGTTTACACCGCTCTGGGACGATGTCGAGTTGGCAGAGATAACGCCTTCACTGGCCTTTTTTGGTCTGCGCAATACGGCATGGGCCGGACATATCCGCCTGAAAAATACGGCAGGGGAATGGCGGGTGGTGGTATCTGGTTGGGGGCGAATCAGGCTTTGCGAACGCGATGAGGCCCGGTTATGTCAGTAA